A single Mustelus asterias chromosome 4, sMusAst1.hap1.1, whole genome shotgun sequence DNA region contains:
- the slc10a3 gene encoding P3 protein, translating into MWERSKLLWMAGIKLLLLLLPILGRARCLLESNSSAAALYYVSIGDGTTTQFEFPENTKGIIVVSSRYGSVKEKDGSRLLVQSLDPDVLAIINVSDAEPIGFVKSYIVSIKSGMAGTAPLLIRLLDVTRVVPFTVEERTDYMIKVLPNDNDLGSTSLAHFSENPLLYFLLPLIFINKCAFGCKVEVAVLRALLKQPHPVILGVIGQFLLMPLYGFILSKIFSLPKALSLGLIITCSTPGGGGGYLYSLLLGGDVTLAISMTLISTVVATGMMPLSSTIYTHILNVHETLHVPFTKILVTLLFIAIPISTGMLVKYKLPRVSKFLLLLIRPLSFILIVGGLFMAYQMGATILYNVHKEIIFAGVAVPVFGLLIGYLMAYCVGLPVPLCKTVSIEIGVQNSLLALAVLQLSFRRIEADFASQAPFIVALSSTSEMLLLVIFHFIYKNIRPSPEENDFKS; encoded by the coding sequence ATGTGGGAGCGCTCCAAGTTGTTGTGGATGGCCGGGATAAAGcttctgttgctgctgctgccgaTCCTGGGCCGGGCTCGCTGCCTGCTGGAGTCCAACAGCTCGGCAGCCGCGCTCTACTATGTGAGTATCGGGGACGGCACCACGACCCAATTCGAGTTTCCCGAGAATACCAAGGGCATCATTGTGGTTTCCAGTCGCTATGGCAGCGTCAAGGAGAAGGATGGTAGCAGGCTGCTGGTTCAATCCCTGGATCCGGATGTCCTCGCAATAATCAACGTTAGTGATGCTGAACCCATAGGATTTGTGAAAAGTTACATTGTCAGCATCAAATCCGGAATGGCCGGCACCGCGCCTCTCTTAATCCGCCTTCTCGATGTCACTAGGGTTGTGCCATTCACCGTGGAAGAACGAACAGACTATATGATCAAAGTGTTGCCTAATGACAATGATCTAGGTTCGACCAGTCTGGCGCATTTCTCTGAAAACCCCCTCCTGTACTTCCTCTTGCCTTTGATTTTTATCAATAAGTGTGCTTTTGGTTGTAAAGTGGAGGTAGCAGTCCTCCGAGCTCTTCTGAAGCAACCACATCCTGTCATTCTAGGAGTGATTGGGCAGTTTCTGTTGATGCCCTTGTATGGCTTTATCTTGTCCAAGATCTTCTCCCTACCCAAAGCCCTTTCCCTTGGGCTGATAATCACTTGCTCTACCCCAGGAGGGGGTGGAGGTTACCTCTACAGTCTGCTTCTAGGAGGGGATGTGACCCTTGCCATCTCCATGACCTTGATCTCAACTGTGGTCGCAACTGGTATGATGCCACTTTCATCCACTATTTATACCCATATCCTCAATGTTCACGAAACGCTGCATGTGCCCTTCACTAAGATTCTGGTGACATTGCTGTTTATAGCTATTCCCATTTCAACAGGGATGTTGGTCAAGTATAAGCTGCCACGGGTCAGCAAGTTCTTACTTTTGCTCATTCGACCCCTCAGTTTTATATTAATCGTTGGAGGACTCTTTATGGCTTATCAGATGGGAGCAACCATACTTTACAACGTTCACAAGGAAATAATTTTTGCTGGAGTTGCTGTCCCTGTGTTTGGATTGCTGATCGGATATCTCATGGCCTATTGTGTGGGATTACCCGTCCCCTTGTGCAAAACAGTCAGTATAGAGATTGGAGTCCAGAATAGTTTGCTAGCCCTCGCTGTACTCCAATTATCCTTCCGTCGCATCGAAGCAGACTTCGCCTCACAGGCCCCATTTATAGTGGCTCTGAGTAGCACTTCCGAGATGTTGCTGCTTGTAATCTTTCATTTTATCTACAAGAACATCAGGCCAAGTCCAGAAGAAAATGACTTTAAGTCctaa